The window TATTTTTTATAGCCCATTCTGACCTATTTAACAGCCCAAATACAACCCATGAAACTCACCCAAAATAAAGGATCTCAACCCAACATATCTAGAAATTTACTTAGTtgccccaatttttttttttttttttgtatttctaattttctgttcttttgtttttctacaCCCCTCCCAAAACCCCCCaaaatttttttacctttttttgtattttcaattttctgtttttttgtttttctacGCCACCCACACTCCCCTACCCTCCCCCCCCCCGGCGCAATCCccctcaaaaaaaatattttcaattttttatttttctgcaccacccactagggttgttcattcggatcggatatccgaaatccgaaccgatccattgaattttgaatttcggattggatcggatttcggattatgtttattaaaatttcgaatttcggatcggatttcggattggtatattttaatccaatccaatccgaaatccgaaattattaggacatgtataaatactacactttaatttacatcaacctccaagttattacctttacaattgctagatttagctatattggcaccatagtactctcataattgcataaacatgcATTTTTCTAAATGTATTgtctcttttacaaagaaaatatacatattagtttaactttgaggcataataatccgATCCgatatccgatccgatccaaactttaaaatccgatctgatccgatataattcggatcggattcggattgcattttctagaatccgaaattcgaaattcgaatccgaaatatgctaaatccgatccgatcagatccgtgcacagccctaccacccacccaccccaccccccaccccacccccaccccccgcTCGCAAAACcccttaattttttatttttttattatttcaattttctgttttctgttttaTATTTTTCCGTTTTTCTACACCATCCGCCCAACCCTCACCCCCACCCATAAAATATTTGTCAACTTACATATTTTAAggtaaaatatatttttgtatgcaagataaacatggttctaaaacatgggtcaagttgagcgggttgggttatgacccattgtttagcccatcttgacccaaccCATCTTAACCCAAATACACTTTGGGCTGGGTTGGGCAATGACCCATTTATTACCTAACTCATTTTGACCCGCCCAAATTCAGCCCAACCCGCCCATTTACCACCCCTAGTTTAATGGGAATGCGGTTGAGAGTGTTGAATGACTCATGGAGAAAGTTGGCGAAGATGTATGGTGGTGTGAAgatgggtgaaattcaaaaatagccagatttacaagtgataattgaaaaatagttataGTTACAAAagtaaatttagtattttcatgtaaagataaatctaaacaaaaacactattcaaaattcggaaaatacttcatcataatatgttggaattcgaatttttacatgtgaacttccagcataacaTGCTGGAATTTCATAATTTGTTGAAGTTCCAGCATAacatgctggaagttcatacatagatacatagtgactatttttcaataactttgcaagcgctaactattttttaattacaagTCTGAAAACCGAatagaccgtgctattttaactgTAAAGAGAGAAAACAATAGGAACGATGGAGACAATGGAGGAAGCCCAATCAAGAAATTGAGTCCATAGGATATTCGAATATATTTGAGATTTCctttgaaaaaaaaagtattcataaaaaaaataaggGTTATTTATACATCTATTGGTCgatcaaaaataaatatatttactagccaaatatattaaaagaatttaaaactaGTTATGCATAAAATATATATGTTATACATTTTTTTGACCTTTGATTCCCCTTAAAACCCTTTTGTGTTGGAGCTATTTActcattttggggtcgtttgatatgaggtataagaaggtataatactggtataaaaatttaataccaccttaatacttcgtttggttagcaaaccaggtataagttatcctaggattaaaattatcaccgggataacttataccttatagagggtggggtaattagTACCAGTATAACTTGTACATTCTTCTtacaaattatgcaattgtcatattTAATACAACATACAAAACAATGGATAAAACACAATCACATCATAACTAATCCCAGTATAACTTAATCACAGCATAACTTATACCAGTACAACTTATCCCGACATAAGtcgtattcaaaccaaacgaccccttagtgtgTTTGGTATAGTGCATTGgagaaaataatgcatgcattagctttgtgtattagtaACACCTTGTTTGATACACTTTTTCAACCTATGTGtaactaatacaagcattagttatacatcctatttgatattatcttatgtataactaatgcttaaCAAACCATGgtattagtaataccaaggctattaatgtATGTATTAGTAtgattaaagacaaaattgtccttaaagtcccttaaagctacAGAATATATAgagcatttttgtaaacaactaattttttttaaaattatgcaatgcattttaatttttaatacaccacaccatgTAGTGTATAAAAAATAATCTATGCATAAGTAATGCTTGTATTACCAACCCAcgcattactaatacaccctattcaacattattcttatacaccctaccaaatgATTCCTATTGGTGACtcgaactgtcacgacccaaaatctctccgaaggagtcgtgatggcacctagtctctaaactaggtaagcctagtaTTAACAGAAATAATATTgatatttactaactttaaattgAATAACTCTGAACAATTACAATTTCCTAAAACCGGTGGTACaggtcataagcctttctaagagtagttatgcAAAGTAAATACGTCACTGTTCCAGAACAAAAGGAACCAATGAAAATAAGTACAATCGAAGGtaactccgaggcctgcgaacgcagcggcaggtttaccttgagtctccaccgtgATGATCCGCACAGCTACTACCGATCAAATAACTAGGATAATAGTTCAGTTTGTCCAGCTCCTTTTGCCATTTGATTTCCCTCTGCCCTCTTGTATGAAGCTCTAAGATAATATTTTTCATCCTCTGTTGGCTTGTTATCTTCTTGTCTTGAAATCTCCTTTGATTCCTCTCTGTCCAAACATGATATATAACAGCTGCATATAGGAACCTTACTAGTTGTGCTTTAACTCTACTTGAACTTCTCTTTTCTAGCCATTCTGTTTCTGCATCCCAGCTCCTTATGGTGTGTGTTTCCCCCAGCCATTTTAATAGAGTTGCCCATAGATGTCTGGAGTAGTCGCATTCAAAGTATAAGTGCTCCATTGTTTCTTCGCTAGCTTTTTCACATAGCACACAATCAGTAGATATTGATATGCCCCATTTTCTTAATCTGTCAATTGTTGTGAGCTTCTTGTGCATAGCCAACCACTGTGTGAATTGATGTCTTGGCAGTGCCTTTGAACCAATTGTTATCTTCTTCCAACTGCATTTAAGATATTGGGACATTGTTGCAACATATAGTTTCTTTATACTCAACTTCCCTTTGCTACAATACTTGTTCAAGTCAGCTCGTGGATCCCACTTAACCAACCATTCTCTGGTATCAAATATTTTCCTAATCAACCAACAGGCTTGTTTAGGTGTTTGAATTGACATAATCTGCTTTCCTTTTATATAATAGCTATGTATCCATTGTATCCAAAGATTGTCCTTCTTCTCAGTAATTGCCTACAAGAGCTTACAAAGTGCAGCTTTATTCCAGTTCACTATGTCAATTACATTCAATGCTCCTGCTGAGTAAGGCATACAAACTTTGTCCCATGCAACCAGAGCTCTTTTCGAGATATCAGTGTTTCCAGTCCATAGAAATGTTCTGCAAGCTGTTACTATCAGCTTAGATATCTTCTTTAGAAGTAAGAATATTTGGGCCCAGTAGGTTTGCATTTCAAAGATCACACTTTTAATCAATTGAACTCGACCATTGTAAGAGAGAAATTTTGTTGTCTAGCATTTGAGTCGAGCTGTAATCTTCTCTACTAATGGCATACATTGTTGTATAGATAACTTCTTTGCTGACAATGGGAGTCCAAGATATTTGAATGGTACCTCCCCTGCTGCAAACTTCATCTCTGTCATGATCTCTTCTTTAAATTCTTTTGAAACTCCTGCTATGTATAAGGCACTCTTCTCCATATTTGTCTTCAGTCCTGATACTTCTGAGAAGTGCTGGAATCTGCTCATGAGTAATCTGATTGATATCTTATCTGCTCTACAACACAATATAAGATCATCTTCAAAACAAATATGAGTTATTTTCTTCTTGGCACATCTCGGATGGTAATTGAAGTTTGGTATTCCTTCCAATGTCTTCAAGGATCGATTGAGATACTCCATTACCAATACAAACAAATAaggagacatagggtctccttgTCTAAGCCCTTTTTTTGCTTGGAATATTGTAGTTAATCCTCCATTGATCAATAGGGAATAACTCACTGTTGTTACACATTCCATAACCAGCTGCACAAACCTCATAGGCATACCAAACTCAATCAGAATCATTCTTAGGAATGGCCATTCGACTGAATCATACACCTTTCTTATATCCACCTTAATCAAACACATTAGTGATACTCCCTTCTTTGTATATCCTTTAACTAACTCATGGGCTATGATCATATTATCCAGTATATTTCTCCCCTCTATATATGCAGACTGGGATGGCCCCACAATATAATCAACCACCATCTTCAGCTTTTCTGTCAGGATTTTTGCAATTATCTTGTAGACAGTGGAGCAACAAGCTATTGGTCTAAACTCCTTTACATATGTAGGGGTATTCACCTTAGGCACTAGAGTTACTGTTGTGTAGTTTATACTTTTCAACAATTTCTCATTCTCAAAGAAGTCCTTAATGGCTTGTTTGGCTTCACTTCCAACAAGTTCCCAGTATGTTTTGAAGAATTCTGTAGGGAATCCATCAGTCCTGGTGCTTTGTCATTAGGTAACTCTTTTACAGCCAACTCTATATCTTATTCTGTTATTGGTCTGATCAAGTCATGTTGTTGTTCATTAGTTAGACAAGTGCCCTTCCTAACTGTTTTCAGATCTAGACAGGTTAGTTCTTCATCACATTCTCCAAGTAAGGATTGGAAAAAATTAGTGAATTCTTGTTCTATCATTCTTGGCTCTGTAATTTTGACCCCTTGTTCATTGCATATTGAACCAATTATATTTCTTGCTTGTCTTGCCTTCATCTTTGcatgaaagaacttggtattttgATCTCCTTCTTTTATCCAGATTGCTTTAGATTTCTGTCTCAGCACTTTCTCATGCACTTCTTCCCACTTTATTTTTTGGCTTATCAGATTTCTTTCTTCTGTAATTAACTCCTCATTGAATGGATCTTTGTCAAGCTTCTCCTGAGTTATCTTCAGTTGTTGACTTATGCTATCCAGCTTTTTTTTTAATGATGACATCTCCTTGTTCAGCTTTATCACTCTATCCTTTAATCTCCTCAATTTCATCCATACAAAATACATTTTGTGTCCTTCTATATGTTGCCCCCATATTTCTTCAACAGCTTGATCAAACTCCTTATTATGCAATAACACATTGTATAGTCTAAACGGTTTAGGCATATAGGACTTGACTACCATTGTGTTAATGACAATAGGAGTATGATCTAAGACACCTGGGTTTTCAAATATAGTTTCTATACTACTATACTTTGTCAGCCAAGCAACATTACCAAATGCCCAGTCCTTATTACTATAGATCCTGTCATTTGCATCCCTCTTATTACACCAAGACCATTCACTTTCTTTTCTGTTTAGCTGCCCCACCCCAATGTCAATAGCACATCTCTGAAAGTCCACTAATTCTGCTTGTTGTACTGGTTATCCATTAATTCTATCACATCATACTATTAAAATCTCCTATTAGCAACCATGCCTCTTGAATATTACTCTGAATACTCCTCAATTGATCTCATAAGTTCCTTCTTTCTGCAACAGTGTTCTTCCCATATACAAAAGTAACTTCAAAAGTATTTTGTGTACTTTTATCCTTTACTTTGCAATGGACTAATTGATCACTTGTTGTTACTATATTGACTTGTACCAGCTGATCTTTCCATAGGATCCAGATCCTTCCCCTTTCATTTATTGCCTCATCAGAATAAATCTTCCATTCTCTATTGAACTTTGCGTTCACTTTAGTCACACTCCTAGGCTTTATTTTTGTCTCAAGGCAGCCTAGTAAAGCTATTTTTTGCTCAAATAGAAATGCCTTGTGTTCTTTCTGCTTGAAGGGCTTATTCAGCCCTCTAATATTCCATGAGCTAACTATCATGGTGGATTCTCCTTATCAAGGACAACCCTTTCAGTCACTTTGTCAGTACTGCACATCTCTTGAATTATCAGAGGACCAAATCTGTTCTTATTCAATAGATCTTCTAAATTTTTATCAGACAATGCCCCGTGATGTTTAGGCTTTCCTTGTTCCTTCATGAtttgttttcctcttttcttttgctGTGGGAATTCTGCTTCTATAATCTCCCCTTGCTTTGGCTCCAAGCTGTCTTCCTTTTCTTTCTGATCTTTCTCTGCCACCACCTTTACTCTCCATTGTCCTGCTGGTTTCTTTTCCCTTTGCTGTTGCTTTGGCTTCATAGACTGTTGATCTATCTACCTTTGTGCTTGTTGGGCTTTTGTACACCCTTCTTTATGTTGCTCTAGTTGAAGGCATTCCTCACAGAATATTGGTTTCCACTCATATTCTAACATTTGTTCCGTGTATTTTCCATCAGCCACTTCAATCATCAGAGAATCAGGCAACTTTTGTGTTATATCCATCTCAACTAGGATACGAGCATATGAAATTCTATCACAGTTAGCTGTTAATTTGTCTGAACAAATAGGTTTGCCTAGATAACTCGCAATCCTACCCAAATTTTCCTTGCTCCAGTATTGAATTGGTAGAGTAGAGAAAATAACCCATATAGGCACATTCCTTGTCAATTCCTTACTCAACTGAAAATCAAGATCCCATTGTTTCAGGATCATAGGTCTGTTCTGAACTGTGTATGGCCCTTGTTGAATGTCTTTGTTCTTATCGTCTTCAGTATCAAATTTGAATATAAAATAGCCCTCGTCGTGTAGGTATACTTGTGGGACATTGACAAAATTCTACACTCCATACACAAATTTGAGCATCTCCTTAAATGATGGGGATCCACCCAGAACATACCCGATTAAAGCTGCCTTCCATTTCTGGGTTTGTTCATTTACCTCATTCTGATTTAATCGCACAATCTTTGTTCCTTCCTTCATAATCGGCAGATAGTATTCCAATTGAAGCCCTTGCTGTTGAGATCGATTTCCTTTGACTACCTCAGCCATCGTTGGAGTTGTTTGACTAGGGTTTCCTTTCTGCATAGAGAATGTCAATTTCCTCGCCGCTGAGTTAGCTTCTACTTCCGTTTGCTTTTGGATCTCCATTTCAATACATTTTGAAGTCTGCATCACCGTGGGAGCACTTCCCATTCCCGTCATCCATTGACCTAATTGAATTTGTCCTAATGTTTGAGGTTTTCCAGACTCTGGTGTTACTACTCTACTTCTTTCTTCCTGTTTTCCGTCGTCGGTGTCTCGCCTTTGTTTTTCCGTCGAGTCATGGCTTGAAAGCGTACGTTAGCTAGCCCTGCTTAACATCCTTTACTTCTTTAAACGATAACtttgaatacatttcaaatctcTGATAAATTTTCATGGGTCCAATTTACTCGTGGGTATAATTTTAG of the Nicotiana tabacum cultivar K326 chromosome 7, ASM71507v2, whole genome shotgun sequence genome contains:
- the LOC107828824 gene encoding uncharacterized protein LOC107828824, yielding MIVSSWNIRGLNKPFKQKEHKAFLFEQKIALLGCLETKIKPRSVTKVNAKFNREWKIYSDEAINERGRIWILWKDQLVQVNIVTTSDQLVHCKVKDKIQQAELVDFQRCAIDIGVGQLNRKESEWSWCNKRDANDRIYSNKDWAFGNVAWLTKYSSIETIFENPGVLDHTPIVINTMVVKSYMPKPFRLYNVLLHNKEFDQAVEEIWGQHIEGHKMYFVWMKLRRLKDRVIKLNKEMSSLKKKLDSISQQLKITQEKLDKDPFNEELITEERNLISQKIKWEEVHEKVLRQKSKAIWIKEGDQNTKFFHAKMKARQARNIIGSICNEQGVKITEPRMIEQEFTNFFQSLLGECDEELTCLDLKTVRKEFFKTYWELVGSEAKQAIKDFFENEKLLKSINYTTVTLVPKVNTPTYVKEFRPIACCSTVYKIIAKILTEKLKMVVDYIVGPSQSAYIEGRNILDNMIIAHELVKGYTKKGVSLMCLIKVDIRKVYDSVEWPFLRMILIEFGMPMRFVQLVMECVTTVSYSLLINGGLTTIFQAKKGLRQGDPMSPYLFVLVMEYLNRSLKTLEGIPNFNYHPRCAKKKITHICFEDDLILCCRADKISIRLLMSRFQHFSEVSGLKTNMEKSALYIAGVSKEFKEEIMTEMKFAAGEVPFKYLGLPLSAKKLSIQQSCRTFLWTGNTDISKRALVAWDKVCMPYSAGALNVIDIVNWNKAALCKLLKIFDTREWLVKWDPRADLNKYCSKGKLSIKKLYVATMSQYLKCSWKKITIGSKALPRHQFTQWLAMHKKLTTIDRLRKWGISISTDCVLCEKASEETMEHLYFECDYSRHLWATLLKWLGETHTIRSWDAETEWLEKRSSSRVKAQLVRFLYAAVIYHVWTERNQRRFQDKKITSQQRMKNIILELHTRGQREIKWQKELDKLNYYPSYLIGSSCADHHGGDSSDVFTLHNYS